The segment TTGGCGGTCAAGTTGAAGATCTCGCCGCCGAAGGCCGGGAGGCCGACGCGGATCTCGTGGATTATATTCACCGCCATAAAACCGCCGCTCTATTGCGCGCCTCCGTTCGAATGGGCGGAATCTGCGGTGGAGCCTCTCCTGCATCTCTCGAAGCCCTCACCCAATATGGTGAATGCGCAGGCCTCGCCTTCCAAATCGCAGATGACATCCTGAACGTGACCTCCACCGCCGAACAACTCGGCAAACCGGTTGGCAATGATGAGCAGTTGAAAAAACTGACTTATGTGGCCGTTCACGGTCTGGACGCCAGTCGCAAAAAAGCGAGTAAATTGATCTCCCTCGCCGTGGAAGCCATTCGCCCTCTCCCCGGTGATCCCACTCCATTAATTGCATTGGCGGAATATACAGTAAACCGCGCCTGGTAATGCCCCATGGAGACCCATGTCACCATCTTCCATAAGCCAGTCCCATACGCCGAAGGACTGCGACTCCAAGAGCAATGGGTAACAGATCGTCAGGCTGACCAAATCCCCGACCAATTGATTCTTCTGGAACATACCCCCGTCATCACACTTGGAGTCCGGTCGAAAACTGAACATCTATTGCTTTCACAAGAAGCGCTTCATATGCGCGGGATCGAAATGTTCGAGACTCCTCGCGGCGGAGACGTGACCTATCATGCACCGGGGCAACTCGTCATGTACCCTATTATGAAACTGACCGGACCCGAAGCCGATGCCCATGCCTTCGTCGGTAAGTTAGAAGAAATCGCCATCCTGACTGCAGACGCCTTTTGCGTACACTCTTTCCGGCGTAAAGGCAAAACAGGAGTCTGGGCCGATCAGGGAAAAATTGCGGCTATCGGCGTCCGTTTCAAGAAATGGGTTTCCTCCCATGGCATGAGTTTCAACGTCAACCTTGATCTGACAGGATTTGACACCATCATTCCCTGCGGGCTTCACGGGGAAAAGGTCACCTCTCTGCAGGCGATCCTTGGCGGGAAATGCCCGACAATGCAGGAAGTCCGGGCGGTCATGATGCGTCAATTTGAACGTGTCATGAGCCGAACCGTGATTCAGAACAAGTGCCCATGAGCCCCACCAAAACCCAAATGAATCCACCTCCCCCGGCAGCAGGCATGCCTCGTGGCTTGATCAACGCCTATTTGTTTCAAATTTTCAATTCGTCATCCTGGTCCATCATTCTGGGCACGCCCATGCTCCTGTTTCTCAAAAGCATGGATGCCTCCGCGGTCACCCTGGGTGTCGCCGTGGCCATGACACCGCTATTCGCGGCGCTCCAGATTCCAGCCGCAGGATTTGTGGAAAAGGTCGGGTATAAAAACTTCGTCGTCCGGGGTTGGGCCTCCCGCAGCATCTTCATCCTCGGCATTGCCATTGTCGCCATTCTGCCTCACCGCGTTTCGCCGGATCTCCGGATCACCCTGACCCTCCTCATGATGGCCTGTTTTGCGGCCGCCCGGGGAATCTCCATCTGCGGACTCATGCCCTGGATCACCCAAATCATTCCCGAACCCCTCCGGGGCGCCTTCATTTCCCGCGATATGATGTGCACCCACCTGGCCCTGACCGGAACCATGCTGCTGTCCAGTGCCTGCGTCAGTGTCTTCCCCACCATCCACACCTTCGCTGCTCTCTTCCTGCTCAGCTACATTTGCGCTCTGTTCAGTCTGGTGTTTCTGCGTCGGGTACCGGATGTTCAAGCCGTCAGCAAAGAGGTTCAAGCCGTCCGGCCACCTGGAGCACAGGTCCGGCCGCCCTGGAAAGAGATGTTGCTCTTCCCACCCTTTCTGAAGTTCGTCCTTTTCAACGTCGCTTTGAATTTCTTCATTTCCGCGCTGGGCGTCATCTGGGTGCCATTCATGAAGGACGGGTTGCATAAATCCGGAAGCCTGATTCTGGGCCTCTCGGCCTATTCCAGCATCATCTGTGCCCTCGTCTCGCGAGGCACCGGGCCCATCATCGACCGCACCGGCAGCCGTCCCCTGCTGGCGTTTTCCAGCGTCCTGATCCTGATCTCCCAAGTCGGGTGGCTGCTGACGGCCACAGGCACACTGCCCAGCCACACCTGGGTCCTTCTACTGCTCGTTCCCATCGGCTCAGCTGGCTACACCATTCTCGGACTTTCCTGCACCCGACTGCTGATGGGCCTTGTTCCTGCATTGGGCCGGAGCCATTTTTTCGCGATCTCCAGCGTGGCAGTGAGTCTCACCATGGGGCTCATGCCCATCATCTGGGGCTTCACACTGGACAGCCTGACCCGCCACCTCGGCAGCGGCTTCATCTTTCTGCCGGGCTGGACGTGGAATCCCTATAGTCTCTTCTATGCCGTGATCATCACCGGCACGCTGGCCTCGCAATTCCTGCGACGTCGGCTTGATGAACCTCGATCCATGTCCACTGAGGAGTTCATGCACATCCTCATCCAGTCCCCAATCCGGCTGGCCGGCCGGGTTCTTTCTCCGTTACGCAATTTTCAACTGCCAGGCGGCGGTTGAGCCCCGCGCAAAGAGAGAGCCTCCATCAGCTGGATCGCCCCTTTCAGGGTCGCAACTTTGGTCATAGCCGTCATAGTGAAAAGTTGATACTGGACACCCATGCTTATACAAGCCTGTTTCGCGGGGACAAGGCTGTGCTTGAAGCCTCCGTGTATTAATTTCCTGATGGACAGCTTTTTCCCCGGCATTCCTGCAGAGGCCAGCCTTGAAAATGCCTGCCATGAATGCCCGGTTGAAGGAGTCGAATGAATTTCTTACAGTGAAGAGTACAGCACCTGAAAATCACCAACCCGTCGAGCAAATGCCGCAACGATGTCAGGGCTCAAGTGCTTTCCAGCGCTTTCAATAATGAAATCGGTGGCCTCGGTATGGGTCAAAGCCGACTTATAAGGGCGCTTTGACCGCATGGCATCATAGACATCAGCCACCGCCACAATGCGAGCGGAAAGAGGTATGGCGTCGCCGCTCAAGCCTTCGGGATACCCTGAGCCATCAAAATGTTCATGATGGGACTGCGCGATATCGATACCCATTGCTATGAAGGAATTACCGGGAAACTCAGCATGAACCGCCTTGAGTGTTTGCGCGCCGATCGTCGTGTGACGCCTCATTTCCGCAAATTCTTCAGAGGATAGTTTTCCCCGTTTCAAAAGAATGGCGTCCGAAATCCCCACTTTACCAATATCATGGAGTGGAGCGGCTTGATGCAGATTCTCAATGTAATGATCCGTAATAGTACCGGCATACGGGGGCATGCACCTCAGTTCGTCAGCCAGTATCCGACTCAAGGTTTGAACACGCTCCAGGTGATGGCCGGTATCGCTATCGCGCGATTCCGCCAGTTTCGCCAGGGCAAAGATCGTTGCCATCTGGGAGCGGGAGATCTCCTCGATTTTTTGCTGAACAAGATCCTCAAGGTGGTTATTATAATTCTCCACATCAATTTGAAGCTTCCGCAGACGGAGGTGGGTATCAACCCGCGCACAAACCTCTTCGACCTGAAATGGCTTGGTCACATAATCCACCGCGCCCATGGCAAACGCCTTCAGTTTGTCGGCCGTCTCGGTAATCGCTGTGATGAAGATCACGGGAATTCCCTTCAGCGCGCCCTCCGCTTTCAGGCACTCATACACCTCGAACCCATTCATCTCCGGCATATTGATGTCCAACAGAATAAGGTCGGGCGGATCGGCTTGCACGGCCATAATGGCAAGTTTTCCTGACAGAACGGGCCGGGGTTCAATCCCCCGCTCCCGAAGAATCCCCGCCAGCAGTTCCAGATTAGCGGAAGCATCATCAACAATGAGGACATTGGGCGGGGCCGCTTTTTTATTCATCATATTCATCATTTCCTATTTATGGGTACTGTTATTGAGACCTGCGCTCCCTGCCCGGAAAAAGTCGCTACTTCAAGAGTTCCTCCAACAAAAGCCAGTCTCTCGCGCAGGGAAAACAATCCGAGACCTTCGGAAGAAAAAAGAGCCGCCAAAACATCGGGAGAAAACCCGACCCCATGATCGGTGACCACGACGCGGAGTATCGCGGCGTCAAAAAGATCCAGATCCACCTCCGCGCTGGTTGTTTTAGCATGCGTGACAATATTACGGAGCAACTCACGTACAGTTTGAAATATTAATAACCTGAGTGGTTCCGGAACAATGATGGTTTGATCACCGGATACGACCACCAAAAGGCCATGTTTTTCGCACATCTCGTCGGCTAGCCAGCGTAAACTTGGCATAAGTCCAGCTTCCAACATGATGGGTGGAAATAAATCCGTAGTCACAGACCGCGAAACGGCGAGAATTGTGTCCAATAGTTTGCAAACTTCCCGGATGGACTGCGCAAAGTCCTTTTCCGGCGCCAGACGGTCAATTAAACCTACTTTAATTGTGGCAGCCACAAGAATTTGCTGAAGTTGATCATGAAGAATCATCGCCAGACGCTTGCGTTCACACTCATCCGTCTGCGTTAACTTCGCCGTCAGTTTCCGGAGTTGCTCCACATGCTGATCCAAGGTGAGATTCGCTGTTTTCAACTCACTCACCGTATGAGCCAGTTCGACTTGAATGTTCCGTAACCGCAAATGAGTCTCACACCTGGCGCACACTTCTTCGGCCCGAAATGGCTTGGTCACGTAATCCACCGCTCCCATGGAAAACGCCTTCATTTTTTCCATTGTTTCATCCAAGGCAGTAATAAAGATCACGGGAATGTCCTTCAGCGCTGCTTCAGCGTTCAGGCACTCATACACCTCAAAACCGTTCATCTCCGGCATATTGATGTCGAGAAGAATAAGGTCGGGGGGATCAGCCTTCGCGGCGACGATGGCAAGTTGACCGGACAAGACCGGCCGCGATTCATACCCCCGCTCACGGAGAATCCCCGCCAGCAGTTCCAGGTTGGCAGAAACATCATCCACAATGAGAACGTTGGGCGGAGGCGCTGTACGAGTTCGTTCTGCTTTTGTCATCATAACCCTAATTCAACAACTGGAACAATTTGTGATACTCAAATTTGGCAACCAAGTCCTGAAGGGGGCGGGCAATCTCCACCTCCATCTCCGTCAATTGTTGAATCAGCTCTAGTAACTGTTCCTGTCGGCAACTGAGGGCCGCTGCACGGAGTTGATTCCGCATCTTAATGGGCAGAGATTCCAGCATCTCCCGTGTCAGAACCGGAATAACTTCAGATTTAACTTCTTCCGGCAGAGCTAGTTCCGAGTAGACGTACCGAACCCCGATGAGACTCTGAATTTTATCAAACAATACACTCATCCGGAATGGTTTCGCCATGAAAACGTCAGTGCCAGCGTCCATGGAACGCTGGCGGGTCTCTTCACTGGCGTTAGCGGTTAATGTAATGATTTTCACCGCGCCCCCACCCGTACCTTGCCGGATCTGGCGGATCGCTTCATCACCTCGCATGAAGGGCATCCAGTCATCCATCAGAATCAGTTGCGGCTGACTATGGGTAAAAGCTGCCACCGCTTCCCGCCCATTGGCAGTCTCAACGACATCAAACCCTGCATCACTGAGCATCTGAACGAGAAGCCATCGACTATCTGCGTCATCCTCCGCAATCAGTACTCGGCAAGGAGGTTGGCCCTCTTCGAGCCGAAAAACCTGACGCAGATCGATCTGAGCCAATGCGCCCCCCTCTTTAACGGGGAACTCGAGTCGAAAGATACTTCCCTTACCTATTTCACTGACGACCGTTACATCGCCCCCCATCAGACGCGCGAACTGACGACTGATTGCTAAACCCAACCCTGTACCGGATTTACTGCTGAGGCCGGCCGAGGCCTGGGAAAAGGGTGTGAACAGCCGGTCCATTTCTCCTGCCGCTATGCCCTTCCCGCTATCTTGAATCAAAACAACCAACCATAACTCTTCCGGCCCTCTTTGTTCGACCGACACCCGCAACTGAATCCCTCCTGAGGAGGTATACTTGACGGCATTGCTGAGCAAATTAATAAGGACTTGCCTCAGTTTCTGTTCATCAGCGATGAGATAGCGATGCGTCGGCTCAAGTATCTGTGAAGTAAGTTCGAGGTTTTTATTCTCGGCTTTTATTCGAAATATGAGAATGAGATCATTCAGTAAAGCGTGTAAGTCAAAGGATGTTAAATACAATTCCAGAATGCCCGACTCAATTTTGGACAATTCCAGAATATCATTAAGCAGTGCCAGCAGGTGTTCGCCGCTACAGTTGATGATCTCCACTCGCTGTTGCTGACTGAGCGAAAGTTCCTGGTCGCGCCGCAGCAGTTGCGAAAACCCGAGAATGGCATTGAGGGGGGTGCGAATCTCATGGCTCATGTGGGCAAGGAACCGGCTTTTTGCCGTATTAGCCTGTATGGCCTGTGTGGCCAGTTCACTGGACCGAACAGTGGCGGCCTCGAGTCGCTGGTTGGATTGTATCAAATCATGCTCCGCCTTCGCACGTAGCTCCACATTGACAAGCATTTGCGAGAAAAGCGACAGGAGTGAAATTTCTTTATCAGTATAGGAATGATGTTTTCGAACAGAATCGAATCCGACAAACCCCATACATTTCGAGTCAGAAATCATCGGAACAGCAATCAGACTTTGCATTCCTTGAGGCTCCAGAATTTGCCTCAGATGACCCGGCGGCAAGGCCCCAACATCTTCAATATACATGGAGTTCCCTTTTTCATGAGCCGTAACCCATTCGGGAATCATGTCCAGGGGAACTTCCTTCAATTGATCAATCTGGGGCTCAACCCCCGTATTGCACCATTCATAGTCATTTGAAGTGATCCCCTTTTCAAAGTCATAACGAAACACATAAGCCCTGTCCGCGGAAACAAATTTACCCATTCTTTCAAGGGATAACTGAATCGCAATGGACACATGGTTTAACGGGATATTGATATACTGAGAGGATAACTCCATCATGAGCTTCTGCATTTGCGTAATATCATTGAGAGAAGCTTCTACCTGCCTCAGGGCAGTAAGGTCGGCCATAACAGAAAGAAACATCGTCTGCCCCTGATTATCAATGATTTCGCCTGAGAATAATCCATCAGCCAGTTCGCCGTTATTTCCCCGAGCTTTCACCTCCATGCCTGCAATGCGCCCCCGACTCGCCAGTTCGCACGCCATATTCTCCTGAACTTCATCGGTAAAGAGATTCAATTCATTAGCTGTCCTGCCGATCACCTCGTCGCGTGTATAGCCAAGCCGCTTAAGGAAGGCTTCGTTGACATCGATGATTTTTCTATCCGGAAACGAACTGATAGCCATAAGCGAGGGGTTGTAACGGAACATCTTCTCAAATGTATCCCAAGCCGCCTGTTGGACCGACATGTCCTTGGAAATCCCGAAAATACAATCTTTTCCATTCCACCTGCCAAACCACACACGAGTTTCCACAGAAAGATGTCTGCCGTTTTTAGCCAGTAACGGAAGCGGGCAAAATGCTCTTTCCCCCCGGAACATGTCACCCAAAATGACTTCCGCTTCCTTGCGATATTCCGCAGGATGCAGATCGAGGATTTGCATGGTTTGCAGTTCTTCGCTGGTGTAGCCAAGCAGTCGATTAACGGCCGTGTTGGCAAACAAAATATGCCCGTCTGGCGAGCCGACCAAAATCAAGTCATCCACCGTTTCAAAAAACGAACGGAAATTAGTCTCACTGGATTTAAGTTTTTCTTCGAGTAGTTTCGAACGGGTCACATCCCAATTCGTTCCCGTCATGCGCAGAGGGTTGCCGCCGGCATCACGCTGAACAAGCGCGAGGGCGCGTATGTTATGGATCGTTCCATCCGGCCAAAGCACGCGGAATTCTGTATCAAAATCCTTTTCACCACGAAGCGCCATCTGTATATCCAAATCCCCTTGTGCCCGATCATCCGGGTGCAATCCCGCCTGCCAGGCCGGGTAAGCTCCACTAAATGTATCCGAAGTGATTCCATAGAGCCGATACATCTGATCGTCCCAAACCAGGATGTTGTTCACAACATCCCAGTCCCAAATCCCTATGTTTCCGGCTCGTACGGCAAGCGACAGTCGTTCAGTCATTTTGAGCAACTCTTCTTCAGCATGTTTGCGCTCGGTAATATCCCGAAATGACCACATCCTGCCGAAGTTTTCCCCATCTTTCCCCAAAACCGGCGCAGAATATCGTTCCAGCACCATCCCACTCCTGAATTCGATCTCGTCACGGCTGGTATCAGTCGGGTGACCGTAAAGCGAGATGACTTTTTTAAGAAACTTGTCGGGAGATTTTGTCAGACTGACGACATGTTTGAGTAATTTCGTGTCATCCTCGTCATGTAATATGGCCTCGGGGACATTGAATAGTTGACTGATACGCGGGTTGATTAATATCCGTCTCTGATTCTTATCGATCACCAGAATCCCTTCAGGCGTCGCATTCATTTGCGCCTCAAGTATGGCGGACTTCAATCGCACCAGCGCCTCCGATTTTTTGCGTTCGGAGATATCAATGACAATCGAATGCAGGACCATACGCCCGCCAAACTGGATCCGGCTTGACGCCACTTCCACATCCCTCAGAGAGTGGTCGGCCAAACGGTGCTGAAACTCGAAGAGTTTGCCTTGTTCCGGCGGAACGGAGGCCATTCTCTGGCTAACTTCTTGCTCGGGAAGGACATTGATGTCGGTGATGCACATGGCCAGGAGCTGCTCTCGCGAGTAGCCGTAAAATCTTACTGCGGCGGCATTGGCATCAATAATCGCTCCATTGTCCGGATTAATCAGGAACATAATCGCTGAATTCTTGCTGAATTGATTGCGGTATGAGGCTTCGCTCTCCCTCAAGCTCACGGTCAACTCTTCAGCCAACTGTTGCGCGTGAATACGAATATTCTGAAGCACTCGAATCAGGAAAAAAAGCAGTAGGGTGATGATCGAACCACCCACCAGAGTGAGCCATACCTTAATGTACTCCACTGCAAAATACCCGACCCCAGCTTGCGTAAAACGCAGCGTCCAGCGTTGGCCATTCACTTCAATAGGCATCTGTCGAGTGAAGCGTACTCCCGTCTTGAATTTCCGATTTTGCTCAGCAGCATCCGTTGAAGTGAGCAAATTCTTCGGGGAAAGTTGCTCGCCATCAAAAACCTCGAGATGAGTATCCATGTCCTTGCGCATATTTTTATCACCCAGCATGCCCTGCAATAAATCATTCATCCGGTAGGGGCTGTAGACCCACCCATAGATCGCAGCACGACGTTGCTCAACGGTATTACAAGGCATCCCTTTACGGTAGACGGGAACATACATCAAAGTACCCGCCTGAACGACCGTGCCCGTTTCCTGAACCAACACCACTTTCCCTGAGAGCGCCGCCGCATCCGTATCCCTGGCCCGCTCCATGGCGGCCCTACGCACGGGTTCCGAGAACATGTCATAACCAAAGGCCCGCAAATTTAGACGGGAAAAAGGTTCCAGATAGATGATGGATGAGTAGATTTCGCGCTCCCCCTCCGGCGTCACCTTGTACTCCGGGAAGCCCTCGCTACGGACGTCCTGTATATGCCGGGCCAGATCTGCGCGCGGGATCAATAGTGAAAACCCAATACCCTGAATGCCCGGGAGTTGCTTTTCGATCTTTTGGTATTGACAGTAAGCATGCCAATCTTCGCGCGTGACCTTTTCTGATGCAATAAACAAAGCTGCGCCGCTCCGCAAAATTCGGGCATGGTCATCAAGCCTGTTTGCAATGATATTGTGAATTTCGGCACAGTGAGAGTCGAACCGTAACTCTGACAACGTATCCGTAACCGATTTCAAATATAAGCTAGACGTGAGGGTGAGCACCAGGCCGCCGCCCAGGATAAACCAGGAAAAAGATTGCTTAGGGATCACGGAGCCTCCAGAACTTCTCTCACCTTACGGGCAAGGACGTCACGCGAAAAGGGTTTCGGCAGGAACTGCATACCCTCATCCAGTACCCCCTGGCGGGCAATAACATCAGCCGTGTAGCCGGACATGAATAGATACTTGAGATGCGGATAAAGAGGCACCATGTTCTTAACTAGGTCCCGGCCATTCATCCCGGGCATGACCACGTCAGTCAGCATTAAATGAATATCACCCGGGTGCCGGGCCGCCATTTCGAGAGCGGCCGCTGGAGTCTCCGCTGCCAACGTTTTGTACCCCAGACTGTCAAGGTATAACCGACATATCTTGCGAAGCGATCTTTCGTCCTCCACCAGCATCACGGTCTCGCCACGCCCTTGAGGTGGGCCGGCGGTGATGGCGCCCGTTGATGGGGCAGTCTCACACACAACCCGCGGCAGATAGATGCAGAAACACGCCCCCCTGCCCGGCTCACTGGTGACGTCAATGTAACCGAAATTTTGTTTGACGATGCCATAGACCGTGGCCAAACCCAAACCAGTGCCTTCACCGACCGCCTTGGTCGTAAAAAATGGTTCAAAGATTTTGGCGAGAACATCCTTTTCCATGCCACAGCCATCATCGCTAACCGTGAGCCGCACATACTCGCCGGGCACAGAACCCGTGTGCCCGGCACAGTAGGTTTGATCGAGGGTGATATTTGCTGTTTCGAGGGTGATTTTGCCGACACCGACAATCGCGTCACGGGCATTGCCGCACAGGTTCGCCAGGATCTGATCAATCTGCGATGGATCAAGTTTGACCGACCAGAGTTTCGTGCCCGGCAGCCAGGCCAAATGGAGGTCCTCACCAATCATCTGTCGCAATAGACTGAGCATCCCTTCCACAGCCGCATTCAGATCCAGGACCCTCGGCGCGATGACTTGTTTGCGGGCAAAGGCCAATAGTTGCCGAGTGAGATCAGCGGAGCGCGTTGACGCGTGAGTAATCTCATCCAAATGGAGACGACCGGGGTGCTCCGCCGGCAGGCTTTCCCGGCACAGTTCGGCATACCCCATGATGCCCATAAGCAGATTATTAAAGTCGTGTGCCACGCCCCCGGCCAGTTGCCCCACCGACTCCATCTTCTGGGCCTGCACGAGTTGCCCATGCATTTTCTCCTTGTCCGCTTCTGCCCGTTTGCGCTCAGTGATATCGTTCATCACGGTCAAAAAGAACTCCCGCCCCTGGCTGCGGATGATTTCACCCGAGAATAGCCCGTCAAGGATCGCCCCATCTTTGCGCCGGACCTGCAGTTCAAATTCGCTGATACGCCCATCCGTCCGCAATTTTTCCGACAGCATGACCTGCTTTTCCGGTTGCAGGAAAATCCCGATATCTGCAACTGTTTTGCCGATGATGTCCGCCCAGGAGTAGCCAAGCGTCTTGAGGAAGGCATTATTGACATCCGCGAAGCGCTGATCCGGCAACGAGGAGAGCGCCATCAGCGCCGGATTGTTACGGAACAGGCGCTCAAAGCGCTGTTGTGCCTCCTGCTCGCCAGTCAGGTTCTTGGAAATGCCAAAAATACAGTCCACCCCGTTCCAGCGTCCGAACCAGACGCGAGTTTCAACCGGGATTAGCCGCCCATCCTTGCAAGCCAGCGGCATGGGGCAGATATCCCGCTCGCCTCTGAGCATGGCAGCAAAGATTTCATCCGCTTCCAGGGCGCTTGTCCGCGAATTCAAGTCCAGTAGATGCATTTCCCGGAGTTCATCCGGCGAGTAACCCAGCGTTTGGGTGACGGCTGCGTTGGTGAAGAGCACCTGTCCATCCAGTGCGCCCACCATGAGCATATCGGTCATGGATTCGAAGAATGCGTGAAAATTGGTCTCGCTCTCCCGTAATGCCGTCTCCGCCTTTTTGCGCTCGGTGATGTCGATTACAAAAACTGACACACCTGAAATCGCATCAGCCGCATCACGAATGGGGTTGTAATGGTTTTCATAATAGGTGCGAACGCGGGAGAGATCCCCGTATTCCTCCACCATAAGCAGGGATTCACCGGCTAAGACGCGGTCAAAATTGAGCTTAGCTTTTTCACGGTCCGGCAGGCTGGTAATGACGTCCAGTATGTTCTGGCCTATGGCAATCTCCACGCCCCAGATATTTCTCATCGTCTCCGCATGAGAGCGGGTAAATTCCGTATAGCGATAGGATCCATCCAAAGAAAAGATGATGATGCCCTGCGGACTCTCCAAAATCGACGTGAGCAAGGCTGTCTTTTGCAGCGAAACCTCCTCAACCTCTTTCATGGCCAATTCTACTCGTTTGCACTCTGTCATCAGAAATTCACATCTTCTTGCTTGGATTACTTTTTTATTTTCGCACATTCCGCCTCACCTGTCGAGGCTTGAATGATGACCCAAATCCTCGCCTAAGGACATGGCGTCTTTGTGGTAACTCGCATCAGTAAACCTTTCAGGTTGCATTCCAGAGAAGGCGGGGGTAAAATTTACCTAAAACGAGGTATGCCTATTAAAAAGCCCGCCAAAATCG is part of the bacterium genome and harbors:
- a CDS encoding HD domain-containing phosphohydrolase encodes the protein MMNKKAAPPNVLIVDDASANLELLAGILRERGIEPRPVLSGKLAIMAVQADPPDLILLDINMPEMNGFEVYECLKAEGALKGIPVIFITAITETADKLKAFAMGAVDYVTKPFQVEEVCARVDTHLRLRKLQIDVENYNNHLEDLVQQKIEEISRSQMATIFALAKLAESRDSDTGHHLERVQTLSRILADELRCMPPYAGTITDHYIENLHQAAPLHDIGKVGISDAILLKRGKLSSEEFAEMRRHTTIGAQTLKAVHAEFPGNSFIAMGIDIAQSHHEHFDGSGYPEGLSGDAIPLSARIVAVADVYDAMRSKRPYKSALTHTEATDFIIESAGKHLSPDIVAAFARRVGDFQVLYSSL
- a CDS encoding CHASE domain-containing protein — its product is MIPKQSFSWFILGGGLVLTLTSSLYLKSVTDTLSELRFDSHCAEIHNIIANRLDDHARILRSGAALFIASEKVTREDWHAYCQYQKIEKQLPGIQGIGFSLLIPRADLARHIQDVRSEGFPEYKVTPEGEREIYSSIIYLEPFSRLNLRAFGYDMFSEPVRRAAMERARDTDAAALSGKVVLVQETGTVVQAGTLMYVPVYRKGMPCNTVEQRRAAIYGWVYSPYRMNDLLQGMLGDKNMRKDMDTHLEVFDGEQLSPKNLLTSTDAAEQNRKFKTGVRFTRQMPIEVNGQRWTLRFTQAGVGYFAVEYIKVWLTLVGGSIITLLLFFLIRVLQNIRIHAQQLAEELTVSLRESEASYRNQFSKNSAIMFLINPDNGAIIDANAAAVRFYGYSREQLLAMCITDINVLPEQEVSQRMASVPPEQGKLFEFQHRLADHSLRDVEVASSRIQFGGRMVLHSIVIDISERKKSEALVRLKSAILEAQMNATPEGILVIDKNQRRILINPRISQLFNVPEAILHDEDDTKLLKHVVSLTKSPDKFLKKVISLYGHPTDTSRDEIEFRSGMVLERYSAPVLGKDGENFGRMWSFRDITERKHAEEELLKMTERLSLAVRAGNIGIWDWDVVNNILVWDDQMYRLYGITSDTFSGAYPAWQAGLHPDDRAQGDLDIQMALRGEKDFDTEFRVLWPDGTIHNIRALALVQRDAGGNPLRMTGTNWDVTRSKLLEEKLKSSETNFRSFFETVDDLILVGSPDGHILFANTAVNRLLGYTSEELQTMQILDLHPAEYRKEAEVILGDMFRGERAFCPLPLLAKNGRHLSVETRVWFGRWNGKDCIFGISKDMSVQQAAWDTFEKMFRYNPSLMAISSFPDRKIIDVNEAFLKRLGYTRDEVIGRTANELNLFTDEVQENMACELASRGRIAGMEVKARGNNGELADGLFSGEIIDNQGQTMFLSVMADLTALRQVEASLNDITQMQKLMMELSSQYINIPLNHVSIAIQLSLERMGKFVSADRAYVFRYDFEKGITSNDYEWCNTGVEPQIDQLKEVPLDMIPEWVTAHEKGNSMYIEDVGALPPGHLRQILEPQGMQSLIAVPMISDSKCMGFVGFDSVRKHHSYTDKEISLLSLFSQMLVNVELRAKAEHDLIQSNQRLEAATVRSSELATQAIQANTAKSRFLAHMSHEIRTPLNAILGFSQLLRRDQELSLSQQQRVEIINCSGEHLLALLNDILELSKIESGILELYLTSFDLHALLNDLILIFRIKAENKNLELTSQILEPTHRYLIADEQKLRQVLINLLSNAVKYTSSGGIQLRVSVEQRGPEELWLVVLIQDSGKGIAAGEMDRLFTPFSQASAGLSSKSGTGLGLAISRQFARLMGGDVTVVSEIGKGSIFRLEFPVKEGGALAQIDLRQVFRLEEGQPPCRVLIAEDDADSRWLLVQMLSDAGFDVVETANGREAVAAFTHSQPQLILMDDWMPFMRGDEAIRQIRQGTGGGAVKIITLTANASEETRQRSMDAGTDVFMAKPFRMSVLFDKIQSLIGVRYVYSELALPEEVKSEVIPVLTREMLESLPIKMRNQLRAAALSCRQEQLLELIQQLTEMEVEIARPLQDLVAKFEYHKLFQLLN
- a CDS encoding MFS transporter; translation: MNPPPPAAGMPRGLINAYLFQIFNSSSWSIILGTPMLLFLKSMDASAVTLGVAVAMTPLFAALQIPAAGFVEKVGYKNFVVRGWASRSIFILGIAIVAILPHRVSPDLRITLTLLMMACFAAARGISICGLMPWITQIIPEPLRGAFISRDMMCTHLALTGTMLLSSACVSVFPTIHTFAALFLLSYICALFSLVFLRRVPDVQAVSKEVQAVRPPGAQVRPPWKEMLLFPPFLKFVLFNVALNFFISALGVIWVPFMKDGLHKSGSLILGLSAYSSIICALVSRGTGPIIDRTGSRPLLAFSSVLILISQVGWLLTATGTLPSHTWVLLLLVPIGSAGYTILGLSCTRLLMGLVPALGRSHFFAISSVAVSLTMGLMPIIWGFTLDSLTRHLGSGFIFLPGWTWNPYSLFYAVIITGTLASQFLRRRLDEPRSMSTEEFMHILIQSPIRLAGRVLSPLRNFQLPGGG
- the lipB gene encoding lipoyl(octanoyl) transferase LipB, which gives rise to METHVTIFHKPVPYAEGLRLQEQWVTDRQADQIPDQLILLEHTPVITLGVRSKTEHLLLSQEALHMRGIEMFETPRGGDVTYHAPGQLVMYPIMKLTGPEADAHAFVGKLEEIAILTADAFCVHSFRRKGKTGVWADQGKIAAIGVRFKKWVSSHGMSFNVNLDLTGFDTIIPCGLHGEKVTSLQAILGGKCPTMQEVRAVMMRQFERVMSRTVIQNKCP
- a CDS encoding response regulator, giving the protein MMTKAERTRTAPPPNVLIVDDVSANLELLAGILRERGYESRPVLSGQLAIVAAKADPPDLILLDINMPEMNGFEVYECLNAEAALKDIPVIFITALDETMEKMKAFSMGAVDYVTKPFRAEEVCARCETHLRLRNIQVELAHTVSELKTANLTLDQHVEQLRKLTAKLTQTDECERKRLAMILHDQLQQILVAATIKVGLIDRLAPEKDFAQSIREVCKLLDTILAVSRSVTTDLFPPIMLEAGLMPSLRWLADEMCEKHGLLVVVSGDQTIIVPEPLRLLIFQTVRELLRNIVTHAKTTSAEVDLDLFDAAILRVVVTDHGVGFSPDVLAALFSSEGLGLFSLRERLAFVGGTLEVATFSGQGAQVSITVPINRK